In the Paenibacillus sp. FSL H7-0357 genome, one interval contains:
- a CDS encoding methionine ABC transporter permease has product MLDATVATLKMLAFSGIFTIILGLPLGIVLYLWGRSNNIVIRVIYSVLSLLVNILRSVPFLILMVALIPFSKSIMGTSIGVLGTIPALVIGAAPFFARLVETALREVDRGVIEAAQGMGASTGQIVMRVLLPEARPGLLAGVTITLVTLVSYTAMSGMIGGGGLGDLAIRYGYYRYEKEVMIISVVLMVILVQLLQMAGDRLVRFFTRK; this is encoded by the coding sequence ATGCTTGATGCTACAGTGGCTACACTAAAAATGTTGGCATTTTCCGGAATATTCACAATTATTCTTGGTTTACCACTCGGAATTGTGTTATATTTATGGGGAAGATCAAATAACATTGTTATCAGGGTTATTTACTCGGTATTATCACTACTTGTAAACATCCTGCGTTCCGTTCCATTTCTCATTCTAATGGTAGCATTGATTCCTTTCAGCAAGTCGATTATGGGGACTTCGATAGGTGTGCTCGGTACGATTCCGGCGCTGGTCATCGGTGCGGCTCCGTTTTTTGCCAGACTGGTGGAGACGGCACTGCGTGAGGTTGACCGGGGCGTGATTGAAGCAGCACAAGGAATGGGAGCTTCTACAGGGCAGATCGTTATGCGTGTACTTTTGCCCGAGGCTCGTCCAGGCTTGCTTGCCGGAGTGACCATCACTCTCGTTACGCTCGTTTCCTACACCGCGATGTCGGGGATGATCGGCGGCGGCGGTCTTGGTGACCTGGCAATCCGCTACGGTTATTACCGGTATGAGAAAGAAGTTATGATTATCTCCGTAGTGCTGATGGTTATACTAGTTCAGCTGCTGCAAATGGCCGGAGACCGGCTGGTCAGATTTTTTACCCGGAAATAA
- a CDS encoding HesB/IscA family protein translates to MITISETAAEQLKTMLAEQELPNMFLRLGVTPGGCSGFSYAMGFDDNESEQDVYLDVADLKVVVSKDDIRYLNGLEIDFEESGMTGGFTINNPNATATCGCGSSFRTKDDAGKPAAEPC, encoded by the coding sequence ATGATTACAATTAGTGAAACAGCGGCAGAACAACTCAAGACAATGCTGGCTGAGCAGGAGCTGCCCAACATGTTCCTTCGCCTTGGCGTAACACCGGGGGGCTGCAGCGGGTTCTCCTACGCCATGGGCTTTGACGATAACGAGAGCGAGCAGGATGTCTACCTGGATGTCGCTGATCTCAAGGTAGTTGTAAGTAAAGACGACATCCGTTATCTCAACGGTCTTGAGATTGACTTCGAAGAATCCGGCATGACCGGCGGGTTCACCATTAATAACCCGAATGCCACCGCCACCTGCGGCTGCGGTTCCTCCTTCCGTACGAAGGACGATGCCGGCAAGCCTGCAGCTGAGCCTTGCTGA
- the mqnE gene encoding aminofutalosine synthase MqnE, which produces MSTLITPHTDARMANIIEKVRGGERLNLEDGVYLYESNDLLTIGQLANEVNQRKNGNKVYFIENMSLYFTNVCESHCAFCNFRKDDGEEGAYTLSGQEMVQYVEQHIHPGVREFHIVGGHNDKVPFQYYVDSLKALHERFPEVTLKAYTAAEIDFFTRISGLSIREVLEQLRAAGLQSLTGGGAEILSDQYRKKMRVDKANVEEYLEVHRVAHQMGMKTHTTMLYGSIESHEDRIRHMLQIRELQDETNGFMVFIPLSMQPKNKNAGIMRRNSAYEDLKTIAISRLMLDNIDHIKAYFINIGAQLTQVALSFGASDVHGTILKERISHAAGALTPEGLTREELIWLVKGAGRIPVERDTFYNEIKVYE; this is translated from the coding sequence ATGTCTACTCTTATCACACCCCACACAGACGCCAGAATGGCGAACATTATCGAAAAGGTTCGCGGCGGAGAACGATTAAATTTGGAAGACGGCGTTTATTTATATGAGAGCAACGATTTGCTCACGATCGGCCAGCTGGCTAATGAAGTCAACCAGCGCAAGAATGGAAACAAGGTATATTTTATCGAAAATATGAGCCTTTATTTCACCAATGTTTGCGAATCCCACTGTGCATTCTGCAATTTCCGCAAGGATGACGGAGAAGAAGGCGCTTATACCCTTTCCGGTCAGGAAATGGTGCAATATGTCGAACAGCATATTCATCCCGGCGTACGCGAATTCCATATTGTCGGCGGCCATAATGATAAGGTGCCCTTCCAATATTACGTTGATTCGCTGAAAGCTCTGCATGAGCGGTTTCCTGAAGTTACCTTAAAAGCCTATACTGCGGCGGAAATTGACTTTTTCACCCGGATCAGCGGACTCAGCATCCGTGAAGTACTGGAGCAGCTGCGCGCAGCCGGACTCCAATCGCTTACCGGAGGCGGAGCTGAAATTCTCTCTGACCAATACCGTAAAAAAATGCGCGTTGATAAAGCAAACGTCGAAGAGTATCTGGAAGTGCACCGGGTTGCCCATCAGATGGGCATGAAGACGCACACCACCATGCTCTACGGCTCCATCGAATCGCACGAGGACCGCATCCGCCATATGCTGCAAATCCGCGAGCTGCAGGATGAAACGAACGGATTTATGGTATTTATCCCGTTGTCCATGCAGCCCAAGAACAAAAACGCCGGGATTATGCGCCGCAACTCCGCGTACGAAGATCTTAAGACAATTGCGATCAGCCGTTTGATGCTGGATAATATTGACCATATTAAAGCTTACTTCATTAATATTGGCGCGCAGCTGACTCAGGTTGCCCTAAGCTTCGGAGCTTCCGACGTGCATGGCACGATCCTAAAAGAACGGATCAGTCACGCCGCAGGTGCTTTAACTCCTGAAGGTCTGACACGCGAAGAATTGATCTGGCTCGTAAAAGGCGCCGGACGGATTCCGGTTGAACGGGATACCTTCTACAATGAAATTAAGGTTTACGAATAA
- a CDS encoding YheC/YheD family protein: MAGRQLASKWLKTEALLSDARVAGYIPRTREYSAAGLLKMLRSYGNVVIKPVVGGGGYGVIKVFLDGRGYGFTYMDKTRVYGDFSSMRQALERVKVRRKYLMQQGISLARIAGRPIDYRVKVVKNGARWEFRSMVGRLARPGLFVTNLCKGGTMMSCREGLRKSLPRNRTATKKAEMRRLTLVCTELMERHFPGIGELGFDYAIDNSGKIWILEVNTRPQ, from the coding sequence ATGGCGGGAAGACAACTGGCCAGCAAATGGCTGAAGACCGAAGCGCTGCTTAGCGATGCGCGGGTTGCCGGTTACATTCCGAGAACAAGGGAATACAGTGCTGCCGGGCTGCTTAAAATGCTGAGAAGTTATGGGAATGTTGTGATTAAACCTGTCGTAGGCGGCGGGGGTTACGGAGTAATTAAAGTGTTTCTGGACGGGCGTGGATACGGCTTCACATATATGGACAAAACACGCGTGTACGGGGATTTCTCTTCCATGAGGCAGGCGCTCGAGCGTGTGAAGGTAAGACGAAAATATTTGATGCAGCAGGGCATCTCACTGGCCCGGATTGCCGGGCGCCCGATTGATTATCGGGTTAAGGTAGTAAAGAACGGAGCCCGTTGGGAGTTTCGCTCCATGGTGGGAAGATTAGCTCGTCCGGGGCTGTTCGTGACCAACCTGTGCAAGGGCGGAACGATGATGAGCTGCCGTGAAGGGCTGAGAAAATCGTTGCCCCGCAACAGAACGGCCACCAAAAAAGCGGAGATGCGGCGTCTAACCTTGGTATGTACAGAGCTGATGGAACGTCATTTTCCGGGAATAGGCGAGTTGGGTTTTGATTATGCTATAGATAATTCCGGGAAAATTTGGATTCTGGAAGTAAATACAAGACCACAATAA
- a CDS encoding NAD(P)/FAD-dependent oxidoreductase: MRTLLVLGGGYGGLALIQELLNNHLPHDMEIVLIDRMPYQGIKTEYYALAAGTVNDYHLRIQFPVHPRLTVRYGEVGSIDLESRMIFMETGEPVSYDILAIALGCTDNYHGIQGAEQYTCSIQSFSETRETYRRLNDVKPYGTVNIVGGGLSGVEIAAELRESRPDLNISILDRGERVLSAFPAKLSKYVEEWFSEHHVETLGKISVSHVEKDAIYNGTQAIPADVTVWTAGIQPVRVVQQLGVAKDRSGRIMLDQYYNIADYPEVYVLGDCASLPFAPSAQAAGAQGEQVAHVLQALWRGETPKLHAIKLKGTLGSLGKHAGFGLMGRRSVMGRVPRLLKSGVLWMSKRPLG; this comes from the coding sequence ATGAGAACACTACTCGTCCTGGGTGGCGGCTACGGCGGCCTTGCCCTTATCCAAGAACTGCTCAACAACCATCTCCCTCATGATATGGAGATCGTCCTAATCGACCGGATGCCTTATCAGGGAATCAAGACAGAGTATTATGCGCTTGCTGCAGGGACGGTGAACGATTACCATTTACGCATCCAGTTTCCCGTGCACCCGCGTCTGACCGTCAGATATGGTGAAGTAGGCTCCATTGATCTGGAGAGCAGAATGATATTCATGGAGACCGGCGAGCCGGTTTCCTATGATATCCTGGCGATCGCTCTCGGCTGTACAGATAATTATCATGGCATTCAAGGAGCAGAGCAATATACCTGCAGTATCCAGAGCTTCTCGGAAACGCGGGAAACGTATCGGCGGCTGAATGATGTGAAGCCTTATGGAACGGTTAATATTGTAGGCGGGGGATTAAGCGGAGTGGAAATTGCCGCAGAGCTGCGTGAAAGCCGTCCTGACCTGAATATTTCTATACTGGATCGCGGGGAACGCGTGCTGTCGGCTTTTCCGGCGAAGCTGTCCAAGTATGTGGAGGAATGGTTCAGCGAACACCATGTCGAAACACTGGGCAAAATTTCCGTATCTCATGTAGAAAAGGATGCCATCTATAATGGCACCCAGGCTATTCCTGCTGATGTTACCGTATGGACCGCCGGAATCCAGCCGGTCCGGGTAGTCCAGCAGCTCGGAGTAGCCAAAGACCGCAGTGGCCGGATCATGCTGGACCAATATTACAATATAGCGGATTATCCGGAAGTGTACGTGCTCGGCGACTGCGCCAGCCTTCCGTTCGCTCCAAGTGCTCAGGCAGCCGGAGCGCAAGGGGAACAGGTAGCACATGTCCTTCAGGCGCTGTGGCGCGGCGAAACACCGAAGCTCCATGCGATCAAGCTGAAGGGAACGCTTGGTTCCCTGGGCAAACATGCCGGTTTCGGGCTGATGGGCCGCCGCTCCGTCATGGGACGTGTCCCCCGTCTGCTGAAAAGCGGCGTATTGTGGATGTCCAAACGGCCTTTGGGTTAA
- a CDS encoding COX15/CtaA family protein, which translates to MTTNQLKTLSYITCLTMFFALLGGAVVTKTGSGLECGHDWPLCHGKLIPAYTVGSMIEYTHRLFSGLAGLVSLISMFAFWRYARRQKELLVYAGLTLFFVVVQGGMGALAVMQAQSAAVMALHMGFSLIAFASSLMLALGTKREHESRAVEEAYGQGVSRGFRNLTWFTALYSYIVVYIGAYVSHTDSQGGCSGWPLCNGEWIPELSGGVGIVFVHRVAAALLFVLIALLGHLAYWKHRAWPELRALGVAAVVLCLLQVLSGAAVVHTLYNEQLYIFAALAHILLIAGLFGVLCYMSVRVWQLSRKNKSN; encoded by the coding sequence TTGACGACAAATCAATTGAAAACGCTTAGCTATATCACTTGCCTCACAATGTTTTTCGCCTTGCTTGGAGGCGCTGTGGTCACGAAGACGGGATCGGGACTGGAGTGCGGACATGATTGGCCGCTCTGCCACGGAAAGCTGATTCCAGCCTATACCGTGGGATCAATGATCGAGTACACCCACCGCTTGTTCAGTGGGTTGGCGGGTTTGGTGTCGTTAATATCGATGTTTGCTTTTTGGCGTTATGCCCGCAGACAGAAGGAACTGCTTGTTTATGCTGGGCTGACACTTTTTTTTGTAGTGGTACAGGGTGGAATGGGAGCGCTTGCGGTCATGCAAGCGCAGTCAGCTGCGGTGATGGCGCTGCATATGGGCTTCTCTTTAATAGCTTTCGCCAGCTCACTCATGCTCGCGCTGGGTACGAAGCGCGAGCATGAATCTAGAGCCGTAGAGGAGGCTTACGGGCAAGGGGTAAGCCGGGGGTTCCGCAACTTAACGTGGTTTACGGCGTTATATTCATATATTGTCGTTTATATCGGAGCTTATGTTAGCCACACGGATTCACAGGGAGGCTGCTCCGGCTGGCCGCTCTGCAATGGGGAATGGATTCCCGAGCTGTCTGGTGGTGTAGGCATAGTATTTGTACACCGGGTTGCGGCGGCACTGCTGTTTGTTCTAATCGCACTGCTTGGACATTTAGCCTATTGGAAACACAGAGCATGGCCTGAGCTGAGGGCTCTGGGCGTTGCCGCGGTTGTGCTCTGTCTGCTGCAGGTACTCAGCGGTGCGGCTGTGGTGCATACGCTGTATAACGAACAATTGTACATATTTGCTGCGCTGGCCCATATTTTGCTGATTGCTGGACTGTTCGGAGTCTTGTGCTACATGAGTGTGCGTGTATGGCAGCTGAGCAGAAAGAATAAATCAAACTAA
- a CDS encoding methionine ABC transporter ATP-binding protein: protein MIELKGLTKVYGKGSKAATALWDLNLSIKKGEVFGVIGHSGAGKSTLIRCINLLERPTEGEVWVNGVDLTALNQRQLQVQRRKIGMIFQHFNLLTSATVYDNIAFPLRLMGTPGKEIDHKVKELITLVGLEQHLNKYPAQLSGGQKQRVGVARALASDPDVLLCDEATSALDPQTTDSILRLLLDINKRFNLTIVLITHEMHVIQSICDRVAVIHGGGIIEQGDVAEVFLKPKHEVTKEFIRSETQQDGPLRAAIDAVNGDFGKAVKITFLGQKTYESTLSHVARDTGVNFAILQGTISTIKDVPYGQLIVRFEGSPEAVEATIAELTAQGLDVEVIS from the coding sequence TTGATAGAGCTAAAAGGTTTAACCAAGGTCTACGGAAAAGGCAGCAAGGCCGCTACAGCGCTCTGGGATCTGAACCTGTCCATCAAAAAAGGTGAGGTTTTTGGAGTAATCGGCCATTCTGGAGCGGGAAAAAGCACCCTAATCCGTTGCATTAACCTGCTGGAGCGTCCGACAGAGGGTGAGGTATGGGTGAACGGTGTGGATCTGACGGCGCTGAATCAGAGGCAATTGCAGGTGCAGCGGCGTAAAATCGGAATGATTTTTCAGCATTTCAATTTGCTCACTTCGGCTACAGTATACGATAATATCGCTTTTCCGCTGCGGCTGATGGGCACTCCGGGAAAAGAAATTGACCATAAAGTGAAGGAACTGATAACACTGGTTGGTCTCGAACAACATCTGAACAAATATCCTGCCCAGCTGTCCGGTGGACAGAAGCAGCGGGTGGGCGTGGCCCGTGCCTTGGCTAGTGATCCCGATGTGCTGCTATGCGACGAAGCGACCTCGGCGCTGGATCCGCAGACAACGGATTCCATCCTGCGTCTGCTGCTCGATATCAACAAGCGATTTAATCTGACGATTGTGCTGATTACGCATGAAATGCATGTCATACAGAGCATCTGTGACCGGGTCGCAGTCATTCATGGCGGCGGTATTATCGAGCAGGGGGATGTCGCAGAGGTATTCCTGAAGCCCAAGCATGAAGTAACCAAGGAGTTTATCCGTAGTGAAACTCAGCAGGACGGGCCTCTTCGGGCGGCCATTGATGCAGTGAACGGTGATTTCGGCAAGGCCGTCAAGATTACCTTTTTGGGACAAAAAACGTACGAGTCTACCTTGTCCCATGTGGCCCGCGATACCGGGGTCAACTTTGCGATTTTACAGGGGACAATCTCCACAATTAAAGATGTGCCTTATGGCCAGCTGATTGTCCGTTTTGAAGGGTCTCCTGAAGCGGTTGAAGCCACAATCGCCGAGTTAACGGCGCAGGGGCTTGATGTGGAGGTGATTTCATAG
- a CDS encoding Cthe_2314 family HEPN domain-containing protein: MLRILLGEPPRENGGVLAEAMDNMAKLAAMLRKEMNAHEDHDHEYRKLEIWTRGLISSLDELEQSWFAAAFYRKLVVAGYMDDMTVIEQGDYARYVYFYKNGFIRVFSLLDKLGTVLNSLYNLNTTKVKAHFSYFTVLRQFQLLKAHAPLAEELENIKNSYREPLQNLRKRRNAEVHYMNAEMQDDLWQRHQGLHDKIQLEDLDSHLEDLKQCLEMVCKSLSASFRYSNEQWRKNAAALKAGDGSK; the protein is encoded by the coding sequence ATGCTGCGGATATTACTGGGAGAACCGCCGCGCGAGAACGGCGGTGTACTGGCTGAAGCCATGGATAACATGGCGAAGCTTGCAGCGATGCTGCGCAAGGAAATGAACGCGCATGAGGACCACGACCATGAATACCGCAAGCTGGAGATATGGACGCGCGGGCTGATTTCCTCCCTGGACGAGTTGGAGCAAAGCTGGTTCGCGGCAGCCTTTTACCGGAAATTGGTTGTTGCCGGTTATATGGATGATATGACGGTGATCGAGCAGGGCGATTATGCCAGGTATGTTTATTTTTATAAAAACGGCTTTATTCGTGTCTTCTCACTGCTGGACAAGCTTGGAACTGTATTGAACAGTCTGTATAATCTCAACACGACCAAGGTCAAAGCCCATTTCTCATATTTCACCGTGCTGCGGCAATTTCAATTGCTCAAAGCGCATGCGCCGCTGGCGGAAGAACTGGAGAATATCAAGAACTCTTACCGGGAGCCGCTGCAGAATCTGCGCAAACGCCGCAACGCCGAAGTTCATTATATGAATGCGGAAATGCAGGATGATCTCTGGCAAAGACATCAAGGTCTGCATGACAAAATTCAGCTTGAAGATTTGGACAGTCATCTGGAGGATTTGAAGCAGTGCCTCGAGATGGTGTGCAAATCTTTAAGCGCTTCGTTCCGTTACAGCAATGAGCAGTGGCGTAAAAACGCGGCAGCCTTGAAAGCAGGGGACGGCTCCAAGTAA
- a CDS encoding YuzB family protein produces MRPIIEFCASNIGHGTEPLKKKLEQNPEYDVIEYGCLNNCGECYLQPFAMVDGEIIEAASPEELEAAIEAAIKEQEAWDNLELD; encoded by the coding sequence ATGAGACCAATTATTGAATTTTGTGCCAGTAATATTGGCCATGGCACGGAACCGCTGAAAAAAAAGCTGGAACAAAATCCGGAATACGATGTCATTGAATACGGTTGTCTGAACAACTGCGGCGAGTGCTACCTGCAGCCATTCGCCATGGTTGACGGCGAGATTATTGAAGCAGCTTCTCCGGAGGAACTGGAAGCAGCCATCGAGGCCGCAATTAAGGAACAGGAAGCATGGGACAATCTGGAACTGGACTAG
- a CDS encoding GNAT family N-acetyltransferase: protein MIIETQRLMIREFSPGDCAAVHSYASDPRVVEHMMWGPNTEEETRAYLHLTISQQHQEPRKVFEFAVVLKETNQLIGGCGIHTPEQGQGEIGYCFNSRYWGQ, encoded by the coding sequence TTGATCATTGAAACACAACGGCTGATGATCAGGGAATTTTCGCCCGGGGATTGTGCAGCGGTTCACAGCTACGCATCGGACCCAAGGGTAGTAGAGCATATGATGTGGGGGCCCAACACGGAAGAGGAAACAAGAGCCTATCTTCATTTAACAATCAGCCAACAGCATCAGGAACCGCGTAAAGTTTTTGAATTTGCAGTGGTTCTAAAAGAGACCAACCAGCTGATTGGCGGCTGCGGAATTCATACGCCTGAGCAGGGCCAGGGAGAGATAGGTTATTGCTTTAATTCCCGGTATTGGGGGCAGTGA
- a CDS encoding MetQ/NlpA family ABC transporter substrate-binding protein codes for MKKVLLTFFSLTLVLVLAACGNNNNTNNVANSAATNAPTTDASAEPTTEPAAEPVTLVVGASPVPHAEILKAIAPLLEAQGIKLEIKEFTDYILPNTQLAEKALDANFFQHKPYLDDQNKKNGSDLVSVTAVHVEPFGAYSKKIKSIDELADGAKVAIPNDATNGGRALILLAKNGLITLKDDTNITSTKADITENKKKLEIIELDAAMLPRQLDEVDIALINTNFALEAGLVPTKDALFIEGADSPYANLLVSRPDNKDSDAIQKLAAALNSAEAKAFIEEKYEGAIIPAF; via the coding sequence ATGAAGAAAGTACTGCTCACATTTTTCAGCTTGACCTTGGTATTGGTGCTGGCTGCTTGCGGCAACAATAACAATACCAATAACGTGGCCAATTCCGCCGCAACGAATGCACCAACAACAGATGCTTCTGCAGAGCCAACGACCGAACCGGCTGCAGAACCTGTAACCCTCGTGGTCGGCGCATCTCCTGTGCCGCATGCTGAAATTCTCAAGGCTATCGCTCCGCTGCTTGAAGCACAAGGCATCAAGCTGGAGATCAAAGAATTTACAGACTATATCCTGCCGAACACACAGCTTGCCGAAAAGGCACTGGATGCGAACTTCTTCCAGCACAAGCCTTACCTTGATGACCAGAACAAAAAGAACGGCTCGGATCTGGTATCGGTAACTGCTGTTCACGTTGAACCTTTCGGCGCTTATTCCAAAAAAATCAAATCAATTGACGAACTGGCTGACGGCGCGAAAGTAGCCATTCCGAACGATGCCACCAACGGTGGACGCGCACTGATTCTGCTGGCTAAAAACGGCCTGATCACCTTGAAAGACGATACTAATATCACTTCCACCAAAGCGGATATTACCGAAAACAAAAAGAAACTTGAGATCATTGAATTGGATGCAGCAATGCTGCCACGCCAGCTTGATGAAGTGGATATTGCTCTGATCAACACCAACTTTGCACTTGAAGCCGGCCTTGTTCCAACCAAAGATGCATTGTTCATTGAAGGAGCAGATTCCCCTTACGCCAACCTGCTGGTATCCCGTCCTGATAACAAGGATTCCGATGCTATCCAGAAGCTGGCTGCAGCTCTGAACTCTGCGGAAGCTAAAGCATTTATCGAAGAGAAATACGAAGGTGCGATTATCCCTGCATTTTAA
- a CDS encoding sporulation histidine kinase inhibitor Sda: MVELSDEMLLDSYQRAIELQLEHDFIALLLAEIRKRNLHSPVHAVLH; this comes from the coding sequence ATGGTTGAATTGTCGGATGAGATGTTGTTGGACTCTTATCAGAGAGCTATAGAGCTCCAATTAGAGCATGATTTCATCGCTCTTTTACTCGCTGAAATTCGCAAACGGAACTTACACTCTCCAGTACATGCGGTTCTACATTAA
- a CDS encoding NifU family protein: MSENVQSTTMYDEVLEVLDKLRPFLQRDGGDVELIDVEDGIVKLKLMGACGSCPSSTITLKAGIERALLEEVEGVEEVVQVF, translated from the coding sequence ATGAGTGAGAATGTACAAAGCACCACCATGTATGATGAAGTACTGGAAGTGCTCGATAAACTTCGTCCGTTCCTGCAGCGCGATGGCGGTGACGTCGAACTGATCGATGTTGAAGACGGCATTGTTAAGTTGAAGCTTATGGGTGCCTGCGGCAGTTGCCCCAGCTCCACGATCACGTTGAAAGCCGGGATCGAACGCGCCCTCCTTGAAGAAGTAGAAGGCGTAGAAGAAGTTGTTCAAGTATTCTAA
- a CDS encoding UbiD family decarboxylase produces the protein MGYDNLRQWIEQLRKDKDLAVIDTPVDPYLELAEIHRRVVREEGPALLFTHVKGTPFPVATNLFGTVRRVNQAFGTRPEQLMKSLTGAVETLLPPTPSAIWKEKGLLYDLLKVGVKDVPQGEAPVLGICRSTDPLQELPRITSWHEDGGPLITLPLVYTESITNPLNRNLGMYRVQIYDDNTTGVHWQIHKGGGFHHREAELLGEALPVSVFLGGPPALIAAAIAPLPERLPELLLASLMLGRRLPMVKDPMGGHRIPAESEFAIRGLVTPLERRPEGPFGDPYGYYSRQHDFPVLHVQRMWHRKDAIYPATIAGKPRQEDYYLKDFLQRLLSPAYPLLMPSVKALWSYTEAGSHSLASAVVRESYSREALASAFRILGEGQLSLTKFLLLTNEPVDLCDFPKLLETVLERFDPQTDLVVLNNTAQDTSDYTGHKLNRGSKGVMMGIGSPVRVLPRTYNEGVLPGITGVVPYCGGCLTVSGASYIDDPELPLRLIAELRQNETEWPLVILVDHAAETAQTQTSFLWTVFTRFNPASDIYAESKVNRHHIGYKLPIVIDARMKPDYPDELEPCGDIVKVVDQNWKNYFPMLTKLS, from the coding sequence GTGGGATACGATAATTTGCGTCAATGGATCGAGCAGTTGAGAAAGGATAAGGATCTCGCTGTGATTGATACTCCGGTGGACCCTTATCTTGAACTGGCGGAGATTCATCGGCGTGTGGTACGGGAAGAAGGGCCGGCATTGCTCTTTACCCATGTAAAAGGAACCCCTTTTCCGGTCGCGACAAATTTATTCGGGACGGTCCGCAGGGTAAACCAGGCATTTGGGACCCGGCCCGAGCAGCTGATGAAGTCGCTGACGGGGGCGGTGGAAACTTTGCTGCCGCCCACCCCCTCGGCGATATGGAAAGAAAAAGGCCTGCTGTATGATCTGCTCAAGGTAGGCGTCAAAGATGTGCCCCAGGGTGAAGCGCCTGTGCTGGGCATATGCCGCAGTACCGACCCGCTGCAGGAATTGCCCAGAATCACAAGCTGGCACGAGGATGGCGGGCCGCTGATCACCCTCCCGTTAGTATATACCGAGAGTATTACCAATCCGTTGAACCGTAACCTTGGAATGTACCGTGTGCAAATTTATGATGACAATACAACAGGTGTCCATTGGCAAATCCATAAAGGCGGCGGTTTTCATCACCGTGAGGCTGAACTGCTCGGCGAGGCTCTGCCAGTCTCCGTATTTCTCGGCGGCCCGCCGGCGCTGATTGCCGCAGCCATTGCTCCCCTGCCGGAGCGGCTGCCTGAACTGCTGCTGGCTTCGCTAATGCTGGGCCGTCGGCTGCCCATGGTTAAGGATCCCATGGGCGGACACCGGATTCCCGCTGAATCCGAATTCGCCATCCGCGGTCTTGTAACGCCGCTGGAACGTCGCCCGGAGGGACCTTTCGGAGATCCCTATGGATATTATTCCCGGCAGCATGATTTCCCTGTCCTGCATGTTCAGCGGATGTGGCACCGCAAGGATGCGATTTATCCGGCAACGATTGCCGGCAAACCCCGCCAGGAGGATTATTATTTGAAGGATTTTCTTCAGCGCCTCCTGTCCCCGGCCTATCCGCTGCTGATGCCGTCAGTCAAGGCACTGTGGTCTTATACCGAAGCCGGCTCGCATTCGCTGGCATCCGCCGTTGTGCGCGAAAGCTATTCGCGCGAAGCGCTGGCATCGGCTTTCCGCATTCTGGGAGAAGGCCAGCTGTCTTTGACCAAATTTCTGCTGCTGACGAATGAACCGGTGGATCTTTGCGATTTCCCCAAGCTGCTGGAGACGGTACTGGAGCGTTTCGATCCGCAAACTGATCTGGTTGTGCTGAATAATACGGCTCAAGATACCTCGGATTATACCGGACACAAGCTGAACCGCGGCAGTAAAGGCGTAATGATGGGCATCGGATCCCCGGTTCGGGTGCTTCCCCGTACCTATAATGAGGGAGTGCTTCCCGGAATTACCGGCGTTGTTCCTTATTGCGGAGGATGTTTAACGGTATCGGGTGCATCCTATATAGACGACCCTGAGCTTCCGCTGAGACTGATCGCCGAACTGCGCCAGAACGAAACGGAATGGCCGCTTGTCATACTGGTGGATCACGCCGCTGAAACCGCTCAGACGCAAACCTCCTTTCTGTGGACTGTGTTCACCCGGTTTAATCCGGCGAGCGATATTTACGCAGAATCCAAGGTTAACCGCCATCACATTGGCTATAAGCTGCCAATTGTTATCGACGCCCGCATGAAGCCTGATTATCCGGATGAGCTGGAACCGTGCGGGGATATTGTGAAGGTGGTCGACCAAAACTGGAAGAACTATTTCCCGATGCTCACAAAACTAAGTTAA
- a CDS encoding DUF4177 domain-containing protein gives MALIPGIGGSEKGADTWSDGNIKTIKFKTGGFWGGRVDNSEFQEELNFYGKEGWELVSCFDTSQAQGASKDVIVVFKRKLIGP, from the coding sequence ATTGCTTTAATTCCCGGTATTGGGGGCAGTGAGAAAGGAGCGGACACATGGAGCGATGGGAATATCAAAACAATTAAATTTAAGACCGGCGGATTTTGGGGCGGCAGAGTTGATAATTCGGAATTTCAGGAGGAGCTGAATTTTTATGGTAAGGAGGGCTGGGAGCTTGTATCCTGTTTTGACACCAGCCAGGCACAGGGGGCTTCCAAAGATGTCATTGTTGTCTTTAAGAGAAAGCTGATTGGGCCGTAA